The following DNA comes from Bacillota bacterium.
GGCGCCCATGCTGCTGGGCCCGGCGGGCGGCATCTTCGCCTCGGTCATCGGCGGCCTGATCGGCATGTTCATCGCCCCCGCGGCCTTCCCGCTGGGCATCGTCGACGTGCTGGAGACGGGCATCGCGCCCGCCTTCTTCACCGCGCTGATGCTCAACAATGACCGCTACTACGCCTGGAACATCCCCATCCTGGCGATCTTCTCCGCCTTCGCCGTCCTCTTCCCGTACTACATCCCCGGCCCGGCGGCGGGCTTCCCCTATCCGCCGGAGCCGCTCTACGTCCTCATCTCGGCCATCTATTGGCTGCCCACGCTGGTGGTGGCCATCCTGCCCTTCGGCCGCCGGACGCTGCCCGCCTGGGCCCGCTCGGACGAGCCGCGCCGGCGCTACTTCGGGCTCCTGATCATCCTGGTGCTCTCGCTCTACATGTGGTGGAACCCCTGGACGCGGCCCTACTGGTACGTCTTCCACTACCCGGTGAAGCTCGCCCTGGCCACCTTCGTCGGCTACATCTGGTGGGTGCCGGCGCTCTCGGTGATCACCGCCGTGCTGGCCGCCGCCATCCTGGAGGCGCTCAAGCGGAGCGGCCTGCCCAAGGTGGAGCGGGCCCTATGGTAAAGCCGGCCGGCGGCCCGGCCGTCCGGGTGGAGGAGCTCGCCTTCCAGTACCAGGGGGGCGGGGAGATCCTCCGGGGGATCTCCTTCACCCTGGAACCGGGCGACTTCCTGGTCGTCCTGGGGGCCAACGGCGCCGGCAAGTCCACCCTCTGCTACCTGCTGACCGGGATCGTGCCCAACATCTACGCCGGGCGGCGCTCGGGCACGGTGGAGGTGGTGGGCGTCGACCCCTGGGAGTACCGGCTGGCCGAGCTGACCGACCGGGTCGGGCTGGTGATGCAGAACCCCGAGAGCCAGATCTCCATGCCCATCGTGGAGATGGAGATGGGGCTGGCGCTGGCCAACCGGGCGGTGCCGGCGGAGGAGATCCGACGGCGCGTGGAGTGGGCGCTGGAGGTGGTGGACCTGGCCGGCTACCGCCGGCGCCCCACCAAGGCGCTCTCCGGAGGGCAGAAGCAGCGGCTCGTCCTGGGTGCCGCGCTCACCTCGCTGCCGCCGCTCCTCGTCCTGGACGAGCCCACCGCCCAGCTGGACCCGCTGGGCAGCCGCGAGCTGCTCCGGGCCATCAGCAAGCTCCGCCAGGAGCGTCGCGTGACCATCGTCATGACCACCCACAAGACCGAGGAAGTCCTCGGCCTGGCCACCCACGCGCTGGTGCTGGAGGAGGGGAGAGCCGTCGCCTACGGCCCGTATGCCGAGGTGATGCGCCAGGTCGACCTCCTGGAGACGGCCGGCGTGCAGGCCCCGCCGGCCGAGCACGTCGCCTGGCGCGTGCGCCGGCGGGGCGTCGCGCTGCCCCCGGGACCCGCGGAGGAGGCGGTGGTGGAGGCGCTGCGGAGCCGGGCGCGGGCGCCGGTGCCGGTGCCCCGGCGGGAGCGGCCGGCCGCGACGCGTCCGCCCGTGCTGGAGCTGGAGCACGTCACCTTCCGCTACCCCGGCCAGGAGCGCCCCGCCCTCGAGGACGTCTCGCTGCGCGCGGGGGAGGGCGAGTTCGTCGGCGTCGTCGGCCAGAACGGCTCCGGCAAGAGCACGCTCCTCAAGCTCCTCGCCGGCCTGATCCGCCCCCAGGAGGGGAGCTACCGCCTGGCCGGGCGCGAGACCGCGCCGCTCTCGGTGGCCGCGATCGCGCGCCAGCTGGGGCTGGTCCTGCAGGATCCCGACTACCAGCTCTTCAACCCTTCGGTGCTGGAGGAGGTCGCCTTCGGCCTGCGGAACCAGGGCCTGCCCGAGGAGGAGGTGCTGGCGCGGAGCCGGGCGGCGCTGGCCGCCGTCCGCCTGGAGGCGCAGACCGAGCTCTTCCCCTTCCGGATGAGCTTCGGCGACCGCAGGAAGCTGGCCGTGGCCGCCGTCCTGGCGCTGGAGCCGAAGGTGCTGGTGCTCGACGAGCCGACCACCGCCCAGGACTACCGCGGCCGCTACCTGCTGGCCGACCTGGCGGCCGAGCTCAGGGCGCGCCGCGGCCACACCGTCCTCATGGTCTCGCACGACATCGACCTGGTCGCCCGCTACGTCGACCGGCTGGTGGTGATGCGCGACGGGCGGATCACCGTCGACGCCCCGCTGGAGGAGGCGCTGGCGCAGGAAGACGAGCTGCGCGCCACCCACGTCTCCGTCCCGACGGTGACCCGCATCGCGCGGCGGAGCGGCGTCTTCGACGGCCTGGTGGCGGACGAGGAGTCGCTGCTGGCCGCCTTTCCGGGTGGTGAGCGCCGTGAACACGCCCTTTGAGTACCAGGACGGGGAGAGCTTCCTCCATCGCCTCCATCCCAACGTCAAGCTGGCCTGGGTGCTGCTGACGCTGCTGGTGGTGCTGGCGCCCTACGGGCTGAACGCGGGCAGCTTCCTCGGGCTGGCGCTCTGGCTGGCCTTCGACCTGGCCTGCTGGCTGGCGGCGGGGCTGGACTTCCGCCGCTTCTGGGTGCTCTTCCGCATCCTGCTCTTCACCTTCGCCTTCCTGGTGGTCAGCCAGGCGCTCCTCTACGCCACCGGGCCGGACCTCTTCCGGATCGGGCCGCTGCCGGTCAAGCGCGACGGCCTGGCCTTCGGCCTGCTGCTCTCGCTGCGCATCCTGGTGGCCATGTCGGTGATGCCGGTCTTCATCTCCACCACCTCGCCCGGCAAGCTGATGGCGGCGCTGCTGCGCCTGGGCCTCCCGGCGACGCCGGTGCTCATGTTCCTCTCGGCGCTCACCTTCACCAGCACCGTCTTCGAGATGTGGCAGAGCATCGTCGACGCACAGCGGCTGCGCGGCTTCGACGTCAACGCCATGCCGCTCTGGCAACGGGCCCGCAAGGGATACATCCCCATCGTCGTCCCCCTGGTGCTGATGCTCTTCCGCAAGGGGAACGACCTGGACATCGCGCTGGGCACCAAGGGCGTCGGCGCCGTCCGCCGGCCCACCGACCTGGAGCCCGTCTCCTTCGGGCTCGGCGAGGCCGGCTTCTCGCTGGCGCTCCTGGCCATGTGCCTCGTCTTCGTCGCGGCCTTCAGCGGCCGACTGCTCTCGTGAACGGGGGGATCTGCCACGGACTGGCGTGAGCGGGTGGAGCGATACCTGGCGCCGTCGCTGGCGGTGGACTGGCCGGGCCTCCGCGTCGAGCGGGCGGAGGGGGCGCGGGTGACCGCGGCCGACGGCCGCGTCTACCTCGACTTCGTCTCCGGCATGGCGGCGCTGCCGCTGGGCCACGGCCACCCGGAGGTGGTGTCGGCGGTCCGGGAGCAGGCGGAGCGCCTCCTCCACGGTCCGCTGGGGGTCTTCTACTACGACGTCCTGCTGGATCTGGCGGAGGAGCTGGCGGCCGTCCTGCCCGGCGGCATCGCCACCTTCTTCTTCGGCAACTCGGGCACGGAGGCGGTGGAGGGCGCCGTCAAGCTGGCCCGCTTCGTCACCGGGCGGCCCATGGTGGTCGCCTTCCGCGGCGCCTTCCACGGCCGGAGCCTGGGCTCGCTGGCGCTGACCGCCTCCAAGGCCTTCTACCGGCACGGCTACCTGCCGCTGCCCGGGGTGGTCCACAGCCGCTTCCCCTACCCGCTGGCCGACGGCCTCGAGCCGGAGGCGGCGGTGGCGGCGGCGCTGGAGGAGCTGGACGCGCTCTTCCGCCACGTGGTGGCGCCGGAGGACGTGGCCGCCATCGTGGTCGAGCCGGTGCAGGGCGAGGGCGGCTACGTGGTGCCGCCGCGGGGCTTCCTGGAGGGCCTGCGCGAGCGCGCCGACCGCGCCGGCGCCCTGCTCGTCTTCGACGAGGTGCAGACCGGCTTCGGCCGGACCGGCGACTTCTTCGCCGCCCAGACCTTCGGCGTGACGCCGGACGTGATGGCGCTGGCCAAGGCGATGTCCTCGGGGCTGCCGCTGGGGGCGACGGCGGCGCGGCCGGAGCTGATGGCGCGCTGGCCCGCCGGCACCCACGGCACCACCTTCGGCGGCAGCCCGCTGGCGGCGGCCGCCGCGCTGGCCACGCTCCGCGTCCTGCGCCGCGAGCGGCTGCCCGAGCGCGCCCGCCGGTTGGGCGAGGCGGCGACGGCGGAGCTGCGGCGCCTGGCAGAGCGCCATCCCGGGCTGGTCCGCGAGGTGCGCGGGCCGGGGCTGATGATCGGCGTCGAGTGCGCCTCGGGGGAGGTGGCGACGCGGGTGCTCCGCGCCGCCCTGGAGCGGGGGCTCATCCTCTACCCCGCGGCGCCGGACGGCCGCGTGATCCGCTTCATCCCGCCGCTCAACGTGCCCGAGGCCGACCTGGAGGAGGGGCTGGAGATCCTGGGGCAGGCCTTGGACGAGGTGGCCGGAAGGCCATGATGCGGGCGGTGGAGCGCACCTTCCGCATCCTTCTGGCCCTGGGCGAGGCGGGTGGCGAGGGGGTGCGCCTGCGCGAGCTGGCGCGGCGGGTGCGCCTGCCGGAGCCGACGCTGCTCCGCTTCCTGGAGTCGCTGGTGGAGGTGGGCGCGGTGGAGGAGCGGGGGGAGGGGGGCTACGCCCTCGGCCTCCTCCTCCGCCGCCTGGCGCAGGACGCGGTACCCGACCTGCGCGCCGCCGCCGTACCGGTGATGCGGGCGCTCAGCGAGCGGCTGCACGAGGATGTTCACCTGGCCACGCTGGACGCCGACTCCGTCCTCTGTCTGGAGAGCGTCAAGTCGAGCCACCTGCTGGGCGTCGCCATCGGCACCGGCTCCCGCGTCCCCATCTACGCCTCGGCCATGGGCAAGGCCATCCTGGCCTTCATGGGCCGCCAGCAGCGCGCCGAGCTGCTGCGCCGGGTGGAGCTGAAGCCGCTTACCCCGCGTACCCTCCACGAG
Coding sequences within:
- a CDS encoding energy-coupling factor transporter ATPase, coding for MVKPAGGPAVRVEELAFQYQGGGEILRGISFTLEPGDFLVVLGANGAGKSTLCYLLTGIVPNIYAGRRSGTVEVVGVDPWEYRLAELTDRVGLVMQNPESQISMPIVEMEMGLALANRAVPAEEIRRRVEWALEVVDLAGYRRRPTKALSGGQKQRLVLGAALTSLPPLLVLDEPTAQLDPLGSRELLRAISKLRQERRVTIVMTTHKTEEVLGLATHALVLEEGRAVAYGPYAEVMRQVDLLETAGVQAPPAEHVAWRVRRRGVALPPGPAEEAVVEALRSRARAPVPVPRRERPAATRPPVLELEHVTFRYPGQERPALEDVSLRAGEGEFVGVVGQNGSGKSTLLKLLAGLIRPQEGSYRLAGRETAPLSVAAIARQLGLVLQDPDYQLFNPSVLEEVAFGLRNQGLPEEEVLARSRAALAAVRLEAQTELFPFRMSFGDRRKLAVAAVLALEPKVLVLDEPTTAQDYRGRYLLADLAAELRARRGHTVLMVSHDIDLVARYVDRLVVMRDGRITVDAPLEEALAQEDELRATHVSVPTVTRIARRSGVFDGLVADEESLLAAFPGGERREHAL
- a CDS encoding energy-coupling factor transporter transmembrane component T; translation: MSAVNTPFEYQDGESFLHRLHPNVKLAWVLLTLLVVLAPYGLNAGSFLGLALWLAFDLACWLAAGLDFRRFWVLFRILLFTFAFLVVSQALLYATGPDLFRIGPLPVKRDGLAFGLLLSLRILVAMSVMPVFISTTSPGKLMAALLRLGLPATPVLMFLSALTFTSTVFEMWQSIVDAQRLRGFDVNAMPLWQRARKGYIPIVVPLVLMLFRKGNDLDIALGTKGVGAVRRPTDLEPVSFGLGEAGFSLALLAMCLVFVAAFSGRLLS
- a CDS encoding aminotransferase class III-fold pyridoxal phosphate-dependent enzyme, with translation MERYLAPSLAVDWPGLRVERAEGARVTAADGRVYLDFVSGMAALPLGHGHPEVVSAVREQAERLLHGPLGVFYYDVLLDLAEELAAVLPGGIATFFFGNSGTEAVEGAVKLARFVTGRPMVVAFRGAFHGRSLGSLALTASKAFYRHGYLPLPGVVHSRFPYPLADGLEPEAAVAAALEELDALFRHVVAPEDVAAIVVEPVQGEGGYVVPPRGFLEGLRERADRAGALLVFDEVQTGFGRTGDFFAAQTFGVTPDVMALAKAMSSGLPLGATAARPELMARWPAGTHGTTFGGSPLAAAAALATLRVLRRERLPERARRLGEAATAELRRLAERHPGLVREVRGPGLMIGVECASGEVATRVLRAALERGLILYPAAPDGRVIRFIPPLNVPEADLEEGLEILGQALDEVAGRP
- a CDS encoding IclR family transcriptional regulator; the encoded protein is MRAVERTFRILLALGEAGGEGVRLRELARRVRLPEPTLLRFLESLVEVGAVEERGEGGYALGLLLRRLAQDAVPDLRAAAVPVMRALSERLHEDVHLATLDADSVLCLESVKSSHLLGVAIGTGSRVPIYASAMGKAILAFMGRQQRAELLRRVELKPLTPRTLHERGRLLAELAQTRRRGYALDNGELELGILCIAAPLFGPGGAVVGSISVTAPAERWSAAELERSAPVLLAGVAEVNRRLAGEGQSKVSLDRG